The following coding sequences lie in one Delphinus delphis chromosome 9, mDelDel1.2, whole genome shotgun sequence genomic window:
- the LOC132431145 gene encoding uncharacterized protein — protein MYRFRLQLFTGISAAATAHSYPRRFSPLLVENSPLSRPPHRRTSKKCSSIG, from the coding sequence ATGTATCGTTTCCGATTACAGCTCTTCACGGGGATTTCTGCTGCCGCCACCGCCCACTCTTACCCGCGCCGCTTCTCGCCTCTGTTAGTCGAAAACTCACCTCTCAGCCGCCCGCCGCACAGACGCACGAGTAAAAAGTGCAGCTCCATCGGCTGA